In Deinococcus misasensis DSM 22328, one DNA window encodes the following:
- a CDS encoding DUF58 domain-containing protein, translated as MTFLYVLLLLLGVFWLYRRFPPQVTVVRKHAHLTGLGQEVEVQLHITVNALLPCRLDLLDEAPRTLILSHLLQWSGLVWGKHEQVIVSAVRPNKRGMFIWEGLNVRCTDPLGLFSRTLNVKVSSELVVYPQSHPLLMPELLRPLLLDGKRSPTLGMEDVSSLRGIRPYQTGDPLNRVHWKHTARWGTLMVREWEFMTTSHLHIHLHSDVSEVFTEHGVVLASSLIMEAMHSGLTVSVSGNGEISPPLPEEALLFLARYHPDPEKTTLPEVPQGSNVILISRTAPLELMEAALHARGRAAKVTLLVLPEGFYLAPGETGRKMWAKPPDEVQDLERRAGILMEAGIHVVVLRGNESILQIAEVH; from the coding sequence ATGACTTTTCTGTACGTGCTGCTCCTGTTGCTGGGGGTGTTCTGGCTGTACCGCCGGTTTCCACCTCAGGTCACGGTGGTTCGCAAGCATGCCCACCTGACCGGACTCGGGCAGGAGGTGGAGGTGCAACTGCACATCACCGTGAACGCGTTGCTGCCTTGCCGTCTGGACCTTCTGGATGAGGCCCCACGCACCCTGATTCTGTCGCACCTCCTGCAATGGAGCGGTCTGGTCTGGGGAAAACACGAGCAGGTGATCGTGTCTGCGGTCCGCCCCAACAAACGCGGAATGTTCATCTGGGAAGGTCTGAACGTGCGCTGCACCGATCCTCTGGGATTGTTCTCACGCACCTTAAATGTCAAGGTGTCGAGTGAACTGGTGGTTTACCCCCAGAGCCACCCCCTCCTGATGCCAGAACTGCTGCGTCCCCTTTTGCTGGATGGCAAGCGCAGTCCCACCCTCGGGATGGAGGATGTTTCCAGCCTCAGGGGAATCCGTCCGTACCAGACGGGTGATCCCCTCAACCGGGTCCACTGGAAACACACTGCACGTTGGGGCACCCTGATGGTGCGCGAATGGGAATTCATGACCACCAGTCACCTGCACATCCACCTCCATTCTGACGTGTCAGAAGTGTTCACGGAGCATGGGGTGGTGCTGGCCAGCAGTTTGATCATGGAGGCGATGCACTCGGGTCTGACGGTCTCGGTGAGTGGGAATGGGGAGATCAGCCCACCTCTTCCAGAGGAGGCCCTGCTTTTTCTGGCCCGTTACCATCCTGACCCTGAGAAAACCACCCTGCCAGAGGTTCCGCAAGGCAGCAACGTGATTCTGATCAGCCGGACGGCCCCTCTGGAACTGATGGAGGCCGCCCTGCATGCCAGAGGTCGGGCAGCAAAAGTGACTTTGCTGGTGCTCCCAGAAGGTTTTTATCTGGCCCCCGGCGAAACCGGACGCAAGATGTGGGCCAAACCTCCTGATGAAGTGCAGGATCTGGAAAGAAGGGCAGGCATCCTGATGGAGGCAGGCATCCATGTGGTGGTCTTGCGGGGCAACGAAAGCATTTTGCAGATTGCGGAGGTTCACTGA
- the mgrA gene encoding L-glyceraldehyde 3-phosphate reductase — protein MYKAADARYQSMAYARLGRSGLKIPRISLGLWHNFGGIDRFENGREMLRTSFDLGITHFDLANNYGPPPGSAEENFGRILDLDFKPYRDELIISTKAGYDMWEGPYGNFGSRKYLIASLDQSLKRMGLEYVDIFYHHRPDPETPLEETMRALDHIVRSGRALYVGISNYPAELTRQASHILKSMGTPFVIHQPSYSMFNRWIEADLLTALRDEGIGSIVFSPLAQGMLTDKYLKGIPEDSRAARAHFLRPEHISEKRLEQIFQLNQLARERGQTLAQMALAWVLRHEEVTSALIGASRAEQITDAVGALDHLEFSPEELQHIEDILK, from the coding sequence ATGTACAAAGCAGCAGATGCCAGATACCAGAGCATGGCGTATGCCCGTCTGGGCAGAAGTGGCCTGAAAATCCCCCGCATTTCCCTTGGCCTGTGGCACAACTTTGGCGGCATTGACCGTTTTGAGAATGGTCGCGAGATGCTGCGCACCAGTTTTGACCTCGGGATCACCCACTTTGACCTTGCCAACAATTATGGTCCCCCTCCGGGCAGTGCCGAAGAGAACTTTGGCCGGATTCTGGACCTGGACTTCAAGCCTTACCGCGATGAATTGATCATTTCCACCAAGGCCGGTTACGACATGTGGGAAGGGCCTTACGGCAATTTTGGCTCCAGAAAGTACCTGATTGCCAGTCTGGACCAGAGCCTGAAGCGCATGGGTCTGGAATATGTGGACATCTTCTACCACCACCGTCCTGATCCCGAAACCCCTCTGGAAGAAACCATGCGCGCACTGGACCACATTGTGCGCAGTGGGCGTGCCCTGTATGTGGGGATTTCCAATTACCCCGCCGAACTGACCCGTCAGGCTTCCCACATCCTCAAAAGCATGGGGACCCCTTTTGTGATCCACCAGCCTTCGTACAGCATGTTCAACCGCTGGATTGAGGCAGACCTGCTGACCGCCCTGCGCGATGAAGGCATTGGCAGCATCGTGTTTTCCCCTCTGGCACAGGGCATGCTCACCGACAAGTACCTGAAAGGCATCCCTGAGGATTCCCGTGCAGCCAGAGCCCACTTCTTGCGCCCAGAGCACATCAGCGAAAAGCGGCTGGAGCAAATTTTCCAACTGAACCAACTGGCCCGTGAAAGGGGTCAAACCCTTGCCCAGATGGCTCTGGCATGGGTCCTCAGGCATGAGGAGGTCACCTCTGCACTGATCGGGGCAAGCCGTGCTGAACAGATCACAGATGCGGTGGGCGCACTGGACCATCTGGAATTCAGTCCCGAAGAACTCCAGCACATCGAAGACATCCTGAAATAA
- a CDS encoding DUF4129 domain-containing protein, which translates to MLKLKFQTRDLAVLVPLVGLGWLYPGWLVMLFMLVVALLVRRAEGHAHLHFSLPIVLSVFPVVLLYPDVFRMSGAYLLHAVSGILLVRLALSITRGNRISLLVLVLLWAFFPSGWGLLGVLIAAFVRSEAQSEVQFRSPALPAVLLGAAAGVVLLGALVPAPPTAQWARHLNVQVLYGVTEAGGPAGPQNVPSGSSKNVPETPADRGGTSLNLKGSQDGTLPVYIYWLFLVSFLGIALGLYLFRGRAYQFFKMRPSDAVLLLAIVGVLVAVTIYSTLSSGLTSGEAEAPDQIQMPLRDPQELPSAPSLEPVAPVQEVPEKPEQEGFNFWWTLFALPVAGTLWVLLKYRREPREPRALPIKAGQDLLPEPVTLEGVRKVYLDFLHLMEQQGIGRTPEMTPLEFSRRVLGVFPQFVSEVEAITGAYLPVRYGSLPPLTQFAGALKALQTLQQHFELQKGQP; encoded by the coding sequence ATGCTCAAATTGAAATTCCAAACCCGAGATCTTGCTGTGCTGGTTCCTCTGGTGGGTCTGGGATGGCTTTATCCCGGATGGTTGGTGATGCTGTTCATGCTGGTGGTGGCTTTGCTGGTGCGAAGGGCAGAAGGTCATGCCCACTTGCATTTCAGTTTGCCCATCGTGCTGTCGGTGTTTCCAGTCGTGCTGCTGTACCCGGATGTTTTTCGGATGTCCGGGGCATATCTGCTGCATGCCGTGTCTGGAATTCTGCTGGTCCGGCTTGCCCTGTCCATCACCAGAGGCAACCGCATTTCCCTGCTTGTGCTGGTTTTGCTCTGGGCGTTTTTTCCTTCAGGGTGGGGTTTGCTGGGTGTGTTGATCGCGGCTTTTGTGCGTTCAGAGGCCCAATCCGAGGTGCAATTCCGCAGCCCTGCCCTGCCTGCGGTGTTGCTCGGAGCGGCTGCAGGGGTGGTGTTGCTGGGTGCTCTGGTGCCTGCACCGCCCACAGCACAGTGGGCACGCCATTTGAATGTGCAGGTGCTTTATGGGGTCACTGAGGCTGGGGGTCCTGCTGGACCCCAAAATGTACCCTCTGGAAGCAGCAAGAATGTGCCAGAGACCCCCGCAGACCGTGGAGGCACCTCTCTGAACCTCAAAGGCTCTCAAGATGGCACCTTGCCTGTGTACATCTACTGGCTGTTTCTGGTGTCTTTTCTGGGCATTGCTCTGGGTTTGTATTTGTTCAGAGGCAGGGCCTATCAGTTCTTCAAAATGCGACCTTCTGATGCGGTCCTTTTGCTGGCCATTGTGGGCGTGCTGGTTGCCGTGACCATTTACAGCACCCTGTCTTCTGGCCTCACCTCTGGGGAAGCAGAAGCCCCAGACCAGATTCAGATGCCCCTCCGGGATCCACAGGAGCTTCCCTCTGCGCCATCCCTTGAGCCTGTTGCACCTGTGCAGGAGGTCCCAGAGAAACCCGAGCAGGAAGGCTTCAACTTCTGGTGGACCTTGTTCGCTTTGCCCGTGGCAGGGACCCTTTGGGTGCTCCTCAAATACCGCCGTGAGCCCAGAGAACCTCGGGCTTTGCCCATCAAGGCAGGACAGGACCTGCTTCCAGAACCTGTGACCCTTGAAGGGGTGCGCAAGGTTTATCTGGATTTTCTGCACCTCATGGAACAGCAGGGGATCGGCAGAACCCCCGAGATGACCCCTCTGGAATTTTCCCGACGGGTGCTGGGGGTGTTTCCCCAGTTTGTTTCAGAGGTGGAGGCCATCACCGGAGCGTACCTGCCTGTGCGGTACGGCAGTTTGCCTCCACTCACCCAATTTGCCGGGGCTCTGAAGGCCCTTCAGACCCTCCAGCAGCATTTTGAACTTCAGAAAGGACAACCATGA
- a CDS encoding YsnF/AvaK domain-containing protein codes for MNRMTALFNNQQHAQEAVNELRTLGVHESDLSFIARQGDQAVTGHTDPDAHDDGKGAARGLAVGASAGALFGLAAALIPGVGPFITAGFLATSLGAAAGGAAAGAIVGGVTGTLAGALADAGYDRTEAEHYERTINEGGVLLAIEPPAHVNRDQIADVVRRHHGTLQGYSEGQGLSQGISGQGSLASSMNAGRDTAHLHTSGEGHLQDRDHTVTGDLDEAARLQLREERLEVEKERFVAGSVEVGKRVETRTENVNVDLEREEVVIERHKVTGERPVEGNVTLGSDRESIRVDLEAERADVEKRAYVTEEVEVGKRTETERQSFTETVGKEVLEVNKTGEVDVRADQTATGSLRSSTSDLENDLGRTDRTEAERLNEDGTRRR; via the coding sequence ATGAATCGAATGACTGCCCTTTTCAACAACCAGCAACATGCACAAGAAGCTGTAAACGAACTGCGCACCCTCGGGGTGCATGAATCCGACCTGTCTTTCATTGCCCGTCAGGGAGACCAGGCCGTCACAGGTCACACCGATCCTGATGCCCACGACGATGGCAAAGGGGCTGCCCGTGGTCTGGCCGTGGGTGCCAGTGCTGGAGCCCTGTTCGGTCTGGCTGCTGCCCTGATTCCCGGTGTGGGACCCTTCATCACTGCGGGCTTTCTGGCCACCTCTCTGGGTGCTGCTGCCGGGGGTGCTGCTGCTGGAGCCATCGTGGGTGGCGTGACCGGAACCCTTGCTGGTGCACTGGCAGATGCCGGTTACGACCGCACAGAAGCCGAACACTACGAAAGAACCATCAATGAAGGTGGTGTGCTGCTGGCCATTGAACCCCCTGCGCACGTGAACCGGGATCAAATTGCCGATGTGGTGCGCCGTCACCATGGCACCCTGCAGGGCTACAGCGAAGGACAGGGCCTCAGTCAAGGCATCTCTGGACAGGGAAGCCTCGCCTCCAGCATGAACGCTGGACGTGACACTGCACACCTGCACACTTCTGGAGAAGGACACCTGCAAGACCGGGACCACACTGTGACCGGAGACCTCGATGAGGCCGCACGCCTGCAACTGCGTGAAGAACGTCTGGAAGTCGAAAAAGAACGTTTTGTGGCTGGCAGCGTGGAGGTGGGCAAACGGGTGGAAACCCGCACCGAGAACGTGAACGTGGACCTTGAGCGTGAAGAAGTGGTGATCGAACGTCACAAAGTCACCGGCGAGCGTCCCGTGGAAGGCAACGTGACTCTGGGTTCAGACCGTGAAAGCATCCGTGTGGACTTGGAAGCCGAGCGTGCCGATGTGGAGAAGCGCGCTTATGTGACCGAAGAAGTGGAGGTGGGCAAACGCACCGAAACCGAACGCCAGAGTTTCACGGAAACGGTGGGCAAAGAAGTGCTGGAAGTGAACAAAACGGGTGAGGTGGATGTGCGCGCCGACCAGACCGCAACCGGTTCCTTGCGCAGCAGCACCAGTGACCTTGAAAACGATCTGGGCCGCACGGACCGCACTGAAGCAGAACGTTTGAACGAAGACGGCACACGCCGCCGTTGA
- a CDS encoding S8 family peptidase: MKKVTWTALLSLTAVLASCNSAMKPEAVIPMPTEKNTVSTAPIYGESASGEYIVVFSKAAQAKGQSIAKLGTSNMVQTLGLEPQGVQVQAVYSEVLQGFAAKLSASNVQKLVNDPRVAYLQAKQTYEAIATQSNATWGLDRIDQRNLPLNTSYVYNTTASNVTAYILDTGLNTTHVDFGGRASIGYDVINDGQNGRDCQGHGTHVAGTIGSTTWGVAKGVKLVAVRVLGCDGTGSNQGIIQAINWVAANAQKPAVVNMSLGPRSRSVDQAMDDAITAATNRGITFVLAAGNSNDDACYYSPARTPVAITVASSTNTDARSSFSNYGSCVDIFAPGSNITSTWIGSTTATNTISGTSMASPHTAGAAALVLAANPTWTPQQVRDFLVTNSTPNKITDPKGTANRLLYVGDGGTTTPPTPTDPCTGTNCTKYTGSLTSGGSQYQPNGTYFNYAGGTLKGWLQGPSGTDFDLLLLKWNGSAWSTVARSEGTTSTEAITYNATSGYYMFQVVSYSGSGSYTFWMQK; this comes from the coding sequence ATGAAAAAAGTCACCTGGACCGCCCTGCTCAGCCTCACTGCCGTTCTGGCTTCCTGCAACAGTGCCATGAAGCCCGAAGCTGTGATCCCCATGCCCACCGAGAAAAACACCGTTTCCACCGCACCCATTTACGGTGAAAGCGCCTCAGGTGAGTACATTGTGGTGTTCAGCAAAGCAGCACAGGCCAAAGGCCAGTCCATCGCCAAACTGGGCACCAGCAACATGGTCCAGACCCTCGGGCTTGAGCCTCAGGGTGTGCAGGTGCAAGCGGTATACAGTGAAGTCCTGCAAGGCTTTGCTGCCAAACTGAGTGCCTCCAACGTGCAAAAACTGGTCAACGATCCCCGCGTGGCTTACCTGCAAGCCAAGCAAACCTACGAGGCCATCGCCACCCAGAGCAACGCCACCTGGGGTCTGGACCGCATTGACCAGCGCAACCTGCCCCTCAACACCAGCTACGTGTACAACACCACCGCTTCCAACGTGACCGCTTACATTCTGGACACCGGTCTGAACACCACCCACGTGGATTTCGGTGGCCGCGCCAGCATCGGTTATGACGTGATCAACGACGGCCAGAACGGCCGCGACTGTCAGGGACACGGCACCCACGTGGCCGGAACCATCGGCAGCACCACCTGGGGTGTGGCCAAAGGGGTGAAACTGGTGGCTGTGCGCGTGCTGGGCTGTGACGGCACCGGAAGCAACCAAGGCATCATTCAGGCCATCAACTGGGTTGCCGCCAACGCCCAGAAACCCGCCGTGGTGAACATGAGCCTCGGGCCACGCAGCCGCTCTGTGGATCAGGCCATGGATGACGCCATCACCGCAGCCACCAACCGGGGCATCACTTTCGTGCTGGCCGCAGGCAACAGCAATGACGACGCTTGCTACTACAGCCCGGCACGCACCCCTGTGGCCATCACCGTGGCCAGCAGCACCAACACCGATGCCCGTTCCAGCTTCAGCAACTACGGAAGCTGCGTGGACATCTTCGCTCCCGGCAGCAACATCACCTCCACCTGGATTGGCAGCACCACCGCCACCAACACCATCTCTGGAACCAGCATGGCCAGCCCCCACACCGCTGGAGCTGCTGCTCTGGTGCTGGCCGCCAACCCCACCTGGACCCCCCAGCAGGTGCGTGACTTCCTGGTGACCAACAGCACCCCCAACAAGATCACCGATCCCAAAGGCACCGCCAACCGCCTCTTGTACGTCGGTGATGGTGGCACCACCACCCCACCCACCCCCACCGATCCCTGCACCGGCACCAACTGCACCAAATACACCGGAAGCCTGACCAGCGGTGGCAGCCAGTACCAGCCCAACGGAACCTACTTCAACTACGCTGGCGGCACCCTGAAAGGCTGGCTGCAAGGCCCCTCTGGCACCGACTTTGACCTGCTCCTCCTGAAATGGAACGGCAGTGCATGGAGCACCGTCGCCCGTTCTGAAGGCACCACCAGCACCGAAGCCATCACCTACAACGCCACCAGCGGTTACTACATGTTCCAGGTGGTTTCCTACTCTGGAAGCGGCAGCTACACCTTCTGGATGCAGAAGTAA
- a CDS encoding AAA family ATPase: protein MTQHIQNFSQEVIQHVGTVLVGKEHATTLVLSALLAGGHVLLEDLPGTGKTMLARAVSRSLGLDFRRIQFTPDLLPGDLTGVSIYQEGQFAFQSGPVFTQILLADEINRATPKTQSALLEAMAEGQVTEGGHSRKLPVPFHVLATQNPVEQEGTYRLPEAQLDRFLLKLSVGYPDPMQEIQMLERLVGLHPIDALQPVTTPEDLLKAQQEVKNIRLTADVRDYLVRLVQATRTHPDLTFGASPRASLALQSCTQAYAAIHGRDFVLPDDLKVLAPHVLGHRVQVRLEARLRGVTPLQVIERLLQELPVPVEA from the coding sequence ATGACCCAACACATTCAAAACTTTTCGCAAGAGGTGATCCAGCATGTGGGGACCGTGCTGGTGGGCAAAGAACACGCCACCACTCTGGTGCTCAGTGCTTTGCTGGCCGGAGGTCACGTGCTCTTGGAAGACCTGCCCGGAACCGGAAAAACCATGCTGGCCCGAGCGGTCAGCAGAAGCCTTGGGCTGGATTTCCGGCGCATTCAGTTCACCCCGGATTTGCTTCCTGGCGACCTGACCGGGGTGAGCATTTATCAGGAGGGGCAATTTGCCTTTCAGTCGGGTCCGGTGTTCACCCAGATTCTGCTGGCAGATGAAATCAACCGGGCCACCCCCAAAACCCAGAGCGCCCTCCTCGAAGCCATGGCCGAAGGGCAGGTCACCGAAGGGGGACACTCCCGCAAGCTTCCTGTGCCTTTTCATGTGCTGGCGACCCAGAATCCCGTCGAGCAGGAAGGCACCTACCGCCTCCCCGAGGCGCAACTGGACCGTTTTCTGTTGAAGCTCTCGGTGGGTTATCCCGATCCCATGCAAGAAATCCAGATGCTGGAACGTCTGGTGGGCTTGCATCCCATAGACGCCCTGCAACCCGTCACCACCCCTGAAGATCTGTTGAAAGCACAGCAGGAAGTCAAAAATATTCGCCTGACGGCGGATGTACGGGATTATCTTGTGCGTCTGGTGCAGGCCACCCGCACACACCCGGACCTCACTTTTGGGGCAAGCCCGAGGGCCTCTCTGGCTTTGCAGTCCTGCACGCAGGCTTACGCTGCCATTCATGGTCGGGATTTTGTGCTTCCAGACGACCTGAAGGTGCTGGCTCCGCATGTGCTCGGGCATCGGGTGCAGGTGCGTCTGGAGGCCCGTTTGCGTGGCGTGACCCCCTTGCAGGTGATTGAAAGGCTGCTGCAAGAGCTTCCGGTGCCTGTCGAAGCATGA
- a CDS encoding serine hydrolase domain-containing protein, protein MKRSLLMLTLLFSSAQALDQIALQKAAQYSRENRGSALLVLQNGQEIFAEGQNGFALSTPHFLASGSKSFGCALAVVLQQEGKLKLDEKVADTLPEWRQGPLKSQVTVRQLLHFSSGLEGKAGPELVRLNQNLYQSAVNAPIVHPPGTVFTYGNAHLAVFGELVKRKTGMDPAVYLQQKVLDPLGAKTLWQRDQSGNPNLAGSASMTARDWARYGQLILQKGQWNGKEVLSEGFLQGCFQGSEALAAYGLNFWLNVPFAGTLDEKDQVPVRAFQNASGMQKLAEGAPEDMVFAAGAFNQRMYILPSQGLVVVRFAEGGNWNDDIFLRLLLELSK, encoded by the coding sequence ATGAAACGTTCACTCTTGATGCTGACATTGCTGTTTTCCAGTGCTCAGGCACTCGATCAGATCGCCCTGCAAAAGGCTGCACAGTATTCCCGCGAAAACCGGGGCAGTGCTTTGCTGGTGCTGCAAAACGGGCAGGAAATCTTTGCAGAAGGACAGAATGGGTTTGCTTTGAGCACACCCCATTTTCTGGCCAGTGGCAGCAAGAGTTTTGGATGTGCTCTGGCCGTGGTGTTGCAGCAGGAGGGGAAGCTTAAGCTGGATGAAAAGGTTGCAGACACCCTTCCAGAGTGGCGCCAAGGTCCCCTCAAAAGTCAGGTGACGGTGCGGCAGTTGCTCCATTTCAGCAGTGGACTGGAAGGCAAAGCAGGACCTGAACTGGTCCGATTGAACCAGAACCTCTACCAGAGTGCCGTGAACGCTCCCATTGTGCACCCGCCGGGAACGGTGTTCACCTATGGCAATGCCCATCTGGCGGTTTTTGGGGAACTGGTCAAACGCAAAACCGGCATGGACCCTGCCGTGTATTTGCAGCAGAAGGTGCTGGATCCTCTGGGTGCAAAGACCCTCTGGCAGAGGGACCAGAGTGGAAATCCCAATCTTGCAGGCAGTGCCAGCATGACCGCCCGAGATTGGGCCAGGTATGGCCAATTGATCTTGCAAAAAGGCCAGTGGAACGGAAAAGAGGTGTTGTCTGAAGGTTTCCTGCAAGGGTGTTTTCAGGGCAGTGAAGCTCTGGCTGCCTATGGTCTGAATTTCTGGTTGAATGTGCCCTTTGCGGGCACACTGGATGAAAAAGATCAGGTGCCTGTGCGGGCTTTTCAGAATGCTTCAGGGATGCAAAAACTGGCTGAAGGGGCACCAGAGGACATGGTTTTTGCAGCAGGGGCATTCAACCAGCGCATGTACATCTTGCCCTCTCAGGGTCTGGTGGTGGTCCGTTTTGCCGAAGGTGGAAACTGGAACGATGATATTTTTCTCAGGCTTCTTTTGGAATTGTCAAAATAA
- a CDS encoding sensor domain-containing phosphodiesterase encodes MKTAALAFPTPEDDIPNILHAVRTHLGMQVGFVSRFHCGQRYFLHVSADHNAPIQEGMGDPLEESYCQRIVDGRLPQLMTDARTHPEAASMKVTHELPVGAHLSIPIVLQDGEIYGTFCCFSHHAEPNLNDRDLQVMRAFAELARERIEHQRQAQQHFELRKKRIEQVLFEQHYRMVFQPIVHLTSGEMVGVEALSRFTLPPQQTPDVWFKEARDVQLGTELELAVCLRALHDFQHLPEDVFLAINFSPEVLLDPKTHEVFSHAPLDRMVLEVTEHDRIPDYPELQGCLQAFREQGLKLAIDDAGAGYASMQHVLQMQPDILKLDIALTRGIDQSRQKQALTSALVMYAQQMNTDVIAEGIETPEELHTLQKLGVVYGQGYLLGRPQPVRDLLQTHLSK; translated from the coding sequence ATGAAAACAGCTGCACTTGCTTTTCCCACGCCTGAAGATGACATTCCCAACATTCTGCACGCGGTCAGAACCCACCTCGGGATGCAGGTGGGCTTTGTGTCACGGTTCCACTGTGGACAGCGGTACTTCCTGCATGTGTCTGCAGACCACAATGCACCCATTCAGGAAGGCATGGGCGACCCTCTGGAAGAAAGCTATTGCCAGAGGATCGTGGATGGTCGCCTGCCCCAGCTCATGACCGATGCCAGAACCCACCCAGAAGCGGCATCCATGAAAGTCACCCATGAATTGCCTGTGGGGGCCCACCTGAGCATTCCCATTGTGCTGCAGGATGGAGAAATTTATGGCACGTTTTGCTGCTTCAGTCACCATGCAGAACCCAACCTGAACGATCGGGATTTGCAGGTGATGCGTGCTTTTGCCGAACTGGCAAGGGAACGCATCGAGCACCAGAGGCAGGCACAACAACACTTTGAACTTCGCAAAAAGCGCATTGAACAGGTGCTTTTTGAACAGCACTACCGCATGGTGTTTCAGCCCATCGTCCACCTGACCAGCGGAGAAATGGTGGGGGTGGAAGCCCTGAGCCGGTTCACCTTGCCCCCACAACAAACCCCGGATGTGTGGTTCAAAGAGGCCAGAGACGTGCAGCTCGGGACCGAGTTGGAGCTGGCGGTGTGCTTGCGGGCTTTGCACGACTTCCAGCACCTCCCTGAAGACGTCTTTCTTGCCATCAACTTTTCACCAGAGGTCTTGCTGGACCCCAAAACCCATGAGGTTTTTTCACATGCACCTCTGGACCGGATGGTCCTGGAAGTCACCGAACATGACCGGATCCCAGATTATCCAGAGTTGCAAGGCTGCCTGCAAGCTTTCCGTGAACAGGGCCTCAAACTGGCCATCGACGACGCGGGGGCAGGTTATGCCAGCATGCAACACGTCCTGCAGATGCAACCCGACATCCTCAAATTGGACATTGCCCTGACCAGAGGCATTGACCAGAGCAGGCAAAAACAGGCCCTGACTTCAGCTCTGGTGATGTATGCCCAGCAAATGAACACCGATGTGATTGCAGAAGGCATCGAAACCCCTGAAGAATTGCACACCTTGCAGAAGCTTGGGGTGGTCTACGGTCAGGGTTATTTGCTGGGGCGACCCCAGCCGGTTCGGGATTTGTTGCAAACCCATCTTTCGAAATGA